The genomic window GCGTGTAGCCGGCCGTGGGAGGCGAGGGCGTGCGCGACGTCGACGCGATGGTCACGGTGCCGGGTGGACGCTACGTCGTCGGGTCCGACGAGCACTACGCGGAGGAGCGGCCGGTGCGCGCGGTCGAGGTCGCGGCGTTCCGCGTCGGCGCGACGCCGGTCACCAACGGGGCGTTCGCGGCTTTCATCGAGGCGACGGGGTGGGTGACCGCCGCCGAGCGCGCCGACCCGCCGGGCTCCGCCGTGTTCGCGATGACGGCGGGACCGGTCGACCTCCACGACCCGATGCGCTGGTGGCGCTTCGTCGCGGGGGCGACGTGGCGCGCGCCCTTCGGCCCCGGCTCGACGATCGACGGCCGCGCCGACCACCCGGTCGTGCACGTCGGGCTCGCGGACGCCGAGGCGTACGCCGCGTGGCTCGGCAAGCGCCTGCCGACGGAGACCGAATGGGAGGCGGCGGCGCGCGGCGGTCTCGCGGGCGCCGCGTACGCCTGGGGCGACGAGCTCCTGCCCGCGGGGAGGCTCCTCGCGAACTTCTGGACCGGCGCCTTCCCCTGGTACTTCGCGCGCGCCGGCGCGCCCGGCACCACGCCGGTGGGGACGTTCCCCGCGAACGGCTTCGGGGCCTACGACATGATCGGCAACGTGTGGGAGTGGACCGCGTCGCCGTTCGCGGCGCCCGCCGCCGGGCCGCGCTGTGCGTGCGGAGGCGGCGATGTCGCCACGGGGCCGCCCGCTTCCGCGGGGCTCGCGGCCGCCGCGGAGCCCGCCCTCATCACGCTCAAGGGCGGCTCGTACCTCTGCGCCGCCGAGTACTGCGCCCGCTACCGGCCCGCGGCGCGCATCGGCCTCACTGCGGATTCGACCACCGCGCACGTCGGCTTCCGCTGCGCGGCCGACGCCTGAGCCGGCGGGCGCCGTCCCGCGGATTGGCAGGGCGGGGAACGTGGGTTAAGCAGCGACCGATCATCGTGCACCTGCCGTCCCACAAGACGCGGATCGTCGCCACGATCGGGCCCGCATCGGAGTCGCCCGAGGTGCTCGAGCGCATGATCGGCGCCGGCATGAACGTTGCGCGCCTCAACTTCTCGCACGGGGACTTCGCGGCCCACGGCCGGCACATCGCGGCGATCCGCGCCGCGGCCGCGCGCGCCGGGCGGCCGGTCGCGATCATGGCCGATCTTTCCGGGCCGAAGATGCGGATCGGGACGCTCGCGGCCGAGCCGATCACGCTCCGCGCGGGCGATCGGCTCGTGCTCACGACCGACGACGTCGCCGGCACGGCCGAGCGGATCGGGGTGACGTTCGCGCGTCTGCCCGAGGTCGTGACGCCGGGCGACGTGCTGTCGCTCAACGACGGCTA from Deltaproteobacteria bacterium includes these protein-coding regions:
- a CDS encoding formylglycine-generating enzyme family protein gives rise to the protein MVTVPGGRYVVGSDEHYAEERPVRAVEVAAFRVGATPVTNGAFAAFIEATGWVTAAERADPPGSAVFAMTAGPVDLHDPMRWWRFVAGATWRAPFGPGSTIDGRADHPVVHVGLADAEAYAAWLGKRLPTETEWEAAARGGLAGAAYAWGDELLPAGRLLANFWTGAFPWYFARAGAPGTTPVGTFPANGFGAYDMIGNVWEWTASPFAAPAAGPRCACGGGDVATGPPASAGLAAAAEPALITLKGGSYLCAAEYCARYRPAARIGLTADSTTAHVGFRCAADA